Part of the Henckelia pumila isolate YLH828 chromosome 2, ASM3356847v2, whole genome shotgun sequence genome is shown below.
TACCCACAACTTGTACTCCATATTCCTCCAATAATCTCACCAAATCCTTCTGCCTATCGATCAAAGGGTCTCCCTCGCAGCCCGTAACCAAAACCCTCCAATCCTGGCCCTTCATTTTCAAGAAAGCCTCTGCCTCAACATCAACCCTTGGATTGGAATACTTGTGATCCCGGTCAACACCCAAAGGCAAAGCCATTTCCCACATTATATCATTCACAGCACATGGAAAAATTTGGTCCTTCGCCAGCCTTGCTTCGGATTCTGTCCTCTTCACCCCACCGAAATAAGGTTGCTGCAACACCAGCCCTTGGATCTTCAACGGAGACAGATCTCCGCCGCACGAGGCCGCGCGTAACCCCACGTGGTACGCTAAGTTGCCGCCGGCGCTCCCGCCCATGAGGAAACACCGCGAGAAGTCGGCGAACTCCGTCAGCCACTCGACTTTCGCGGCTCTGATCCAATGCAAGGCCTCGAGCCCGTCTTCGTACGCGGCGGGGAGGCGGTGCTCCGGCGCGAGACGGTACTCCACGGACACGACTATCGCCGGGATGTAGCATGCAAGGTCTGAGCAAAAATCGTGCATTATGGAATTTGCTGCGCTGCCTATGACGAATCCTCCGC
Proteins encoded:
- the LOC140881909 gene encoding carboxylesterase 1-like, with the translated sequence MANMPPIDPNVDPYGYLGIVKNSDDSITRVTEVLPSSPACSDPKLPIISKDIPINPARNTWARLYLPKQYFDSNPKVKLPLLVYYHGGGFVIGSAANSIMHDFCSDLACYIPAIVVSVEYRLAPEHRLPAAYEDGLEALHWIRAAKVEWLTEFADFSRCFLMGGSAGGNLAYHVGLRAASCGGDLSPLKIQGLVLQQPYFGGVKRTESEARLAKDQIFPCAVNDIMWEMALPLGVDRDHKYSNPRVDVEAEAFLKMKGQDWRVLVTGCEGDPLIDRQKDLVRLLEEYGVQVVGRFDEGGCHGIDLFDKSRSKIVSHFLADFIGFPV